Proteins encoded by one window of Pseudomonas sp. HR96:
- a CDS encoding tyrosine-type recombinase/integrase, translated as MQELTKAHQNDQRRLTSVEFQTLAQVPAAVEWFANLDNPRTRRAYQNDLEDFCGFVGLASADEFRVVTRSHVLAWRAQLEHRGLAGATIRRKLAALASLFDHLLESNAIAGGNPVHGVKRPKIESNEGKTPALGDHQAKALLEAPDETTLKGLRDRALMAVLLYHGLRREEAALLQVGDIQDRRGIQHLKVHGKGGKVRYLPLHPVAAGRIHQYLESSGHHWADRKVPLFIPLRGKLTGAGITANGIYMVVAAYAKKAGIQVDGLGVHGLRATAATNALEHEADIAKVQAWLGHANISTTKIYDRRENRPEDSPTYKVKY; from the coding sequence ATGCAGGAACTGACGAAAGCCCATCAGAACGATCAGCGTCGGCTCACGTCAGTCGAATTTCAGACGCTGGCCCAGGTTCCGGCCGCGGTCGAGTGGTTTGCCAACCTCGACAACCCTCGAACACGACGTGCCTACCAAAATGACCTGGAAGATTTTTGCGGATTTGTCGGGCTGGCCTCCGCTGATGAATTTCGCGTGGTGACCCGATCGCATGTTCTGGCCTGGCGCGCCCAGCTCGAGCATCGCGGTCTGGCGGGCGCCACGATTCGACGCAAATTGGCGGCGCTGGCCAGCCTGTTTGATCACCTCCTGGAGAGCAATGCGATCGCCGGCGGCAATCCCGTGCATGGAGTGAAACGACCGAAGATCGAGAGCAACGAAGGCAAGACGCCGGCATTGGGCGATCACCAGGCCAAAGCGCTGCTTGAGGCCCCGGACGAAACGACCCTTAAAGGGCTGCGCGACCGGGCGCTAATGGCTGTTCTTCTCTATCACGGACTGCGCCGCGAAGAAGCGGCGCTGCTGCAGGTCGGCGACATCCAAGACCGCCGCGGGATTCAACACCTCAAGGTACACGGCAAAGGCGGCAAGGTGCGCTACCTGCCGTTGCACCCGGTGGCGGCCGGGCGCATCCATCAGTACCTGGAAAGCTCAGGGCATCATTGGGCGGACAGGAAGGTACCGCTGTTCATACCGTTGCGCGGCAAGCTAACCGGTGCCGGCATCACAGCCAACGGCATCTATATGGTGGTGGCGGCTTACGCGAAGAAAGCCGGGATTCAGGTCGACGGTCTAGGAGTCCACGGACTACGAGCCACCGCCGCCACCAACGCCCTGGAGCATGAAGCCGATATCGCCAAGGTCCAGGCCTGGCTGGGTCACGCCAATATCAGCACAACCAAGATCTATGATCGCCGGGAGAACAGGCCTGAGGACTCACCGACCTACAAGGTGAAGTATTAA
- a CDS encoding TrfB-related DNA-binding protein produces the protein MQKDGVNQEQLQALAQDIKNTLKASEIAQLIRLIAPTPTTGEMSAAEFETLMAELKDKSRRRGYSDTSITAARLVLVMGATVAEAAAETNVSRQAIHQVLKRIKRRMESLPENWVQVSTWLPAEIASQLEQIVTSLKSQGDSGGVQGDLALKLEVKI, from the coding sequence ATGCAAAAAGACGGAGTTAACCAGGAACAGCTCCAGGCACTGGCGCAGGATATCAAGAATACGCTGAAAGCGTCTGAGATTGCTCAGTTGATCAGGCTCATTGCCCCGACCCCAACCACGGGGGAAATGAGTGCGGCCGAATTCGAGACCCTGATGGCAGAGCTAAAAGACAAGAGCAGGCGTCGTGGATATTCGGATACCTCGATAACTGCGGCCAGGCTCGTACTGGTAATGGGGGCCACTGTCGCCGAGGCGGCGGCGGAGACAAATGTTTCAAGGCAGGCTATTCACCAGGTATTAAAAAGGATCAAGCGTCGGATGGAGTCATTACCCGAAAATTGGGTACAAGTGAGTACTTGGCTCCCAGCAGAGATTGCTAGCCAGCTCGAACAAATAGTTACTTCATTGAAATCTCAGGGGGACTCGGGGGGAGTGCAGGGCGATCTAGCATTAAAGCTCGAAGTTAAAATTTGA
- a CDS encoding DUF932 domain-containing protein: MRLSSNFRNPCMIRSDVALTNDEIAHKVPSIFAEEAHDSRSERYLYIPTVKVLDALRAEGFEPFMACQTRVRNEAKREHTKHMLRLRHKSHILTQEANEIILLNSHDGSSSYQMMAGKFRFVCANGLVLGDMASDQKVRHSGREDVIDDVIEGAYEVLRQFEQIDHHLADMKGQQLRPYEQEALAMAALAYRYDPVDGPAPVTATQLLMPRRREDRSSDLWTTFNRVQENTIKGGLSGRNKQGRRTTTRGVNGIDQDVKLNRALWVLAQAMQSAQQAA; the protein is encoded by the coding sequence ATGCGTCTTTCAAGCAATTTCCGCAACCCGTGCATGATTCGCAGCGACGTGGCCCTGACCAACGATGAGATAGCACACAAGGTGCCGTCGATCTTCGCAGAAGAAGCCCACGACAGCCGTTCAGAGCGTTACCTGTACATTCCGACCGTCAAGGTGCTGGATGCACTGCGCGCCGAGGGCTTCGAGCCTTTCATGGCCTGTCAGACGCGCGTGCGCAATGAGGCCAAGCGCGAGCATACAAAGCACATGCTCCGCTTGCGTCACAAGAGCCACATCCTGACCCAGGAAGCGAACGAAATTATTTTGCTGAACAGCCACGACGGCAGCAGCAGCTACCAGATGATGGCCGGGAAATTTCGTTTCGTGTGCGCTAACGGTTTGGTCTTGGGTGATATGGCATCGGACCAGAAAGTGCGTCACAGCGGCCGTGAGGACGTGATAGACGACGTGATCGAGGGTGCCTATGAAGTGTTGCGCCAGTTCGAGCAAATCGACCACCACCTGGCCGATATGAAAGGGCAGCAACTGCGCCCCTACGAACAGGAAGCGCTCGCCATGGCCGCGCTTGCTTATCGCTACGATCCGGTTGATGGTCCGGCCCCAGTCACGGCAACACAGTTGCTCATGCCGCGCCGTCGGGAAGATCGCAGCAGTGACCTTTGGACCACGTTTAACCGCGTCCAGGAAAACACAATCAAAGGCGGTTTGAGCGGTCGTAACAAGCAAGGCCGCCGGACCACAACCCGAGGCGTTAACGGCATTGACCAGGACGTCAAATTGAACCGCGCTCTGTGGGTATTGGCTCAAGCCATGCAGTCAGCGCAGCAAGCAGCTTAA
- a CDS encoding mobilization protein produces MAKQTFTQAELDQARQALEDLPDLSRQKISQADMLASLKEQIVLLSSSKGYSVAEIKAALASVGVTVTTKAISDMVATRKRAQGRKKAETGKTDSPET; encoded by the coding sequence ATGGCAAAACAAACGTTCACCCAAGCCGAACTCGATCAGGCCCGACAAGCTCTAGAGGATCTGCCAGACCTAAGCCGGCAAAAGATCAGCCAAGCGGATATGCTGGCATCGCTTAAGGAGCAGATTGTTTTGCTCTCCAGCAGCAAGGGCTATTCAGTGGCTGAGATCAAAGCGGCTTTGGCGAGCGTTGGTGTGACCGTAACCACAAAAGCCATTAGCGATATGGTGGCGACTCGCAAGCGGGCGCAAGGTCGAAAGAAAGCCGAAACCGGCAAGACCGATTCGCCAGAAACCTGA
- the mobA gene encoding plasmid mobilization protein MobA, which translates to MSKSEARQRDKVLNLRCTEDEANILKAKAQAAGISTSDLLRRSALNRKIMTRTDTKLMSELLRLGGLQKHLYNQMQDGMTTELSRQFSEVLVEVKKAIIALDLDQVPVNR; encoded by the coding sequence ATGTCGAAAAGTGAAGCGCGTCAGAGGGATAAAGTTCTGAATCTTCGGTGTACCGAGGACGAAGCCAATATCCTGAAAGCCAAAGCACAAGCCGCGGGTATTAGTACCTCGGATCTGTTGCGCAGGTCCGCGCTCAACCGAAAGATCATGACGCGCACGGACACCAAGCTGATGAGTGAACTGCTTCGCTTGGGTGGTTTGCAAAAGCACCTCTATAACCAGATGCAGGACGGCATGACGACCGAGCTTAGCCGTCAGTTCTCTGAGGTCCTGGTGGAGGTGAAGAAAGCAATCATTGCCCTAGATCTTGATCAAGTCCCAGTGAACCGGTAG
- the traI gene encoding TraI/MobA(P) family conjugative relaxase: MNVIVPKKRRDGGSSFLKLVSYLSQREDKPSAGDVVTDEPDAPRSSTKKASFDRLVDYIDRSGSDDAPVRVLEEFPDGRQRVLAGDVACETNAFSLETAAAEMNMVAAQNRHIKDPVYHFIISWREEDKPTDAQAFDSARYALKQLGLDSHQYVTAIHRDTDNVHAHVAVNRVNPLTYKAVNMWKDVEVLQKSMRVLERHYGFQVDNGPWQLNADNHLVRPGLRYPSAPQGAAKRQIFSNRESLFHYAVETVRNEINETIKNGQLSWEFVHVLLHEKGLGLREKGNGLVIYDYTRPEETEVKASSIHPSLTKARMESKHGAYQGPPRFESDDPFESSYGIFKTYQPAYEVRDKGVRAERREARADAREALKQRYQAYRAGWVKPDLDATRRRQHVAVLYQDMKADVKRSHSDPLLRKLMYRVAEFERMKAMAALRIELREERQTLAEKGLLRPMNYRAWVEQEALAGDTAAVSQLRGFVYREKRNNRSLEGEEDCAIRLSKADDSRVYDVSSHTSHLFRDGTIEYLRDGVVGVVDRGDVLQVQPGFEDYDQSANYLLAADLVTTKSGEHAEILGDDHFVHRVLEAGCRINHSAEDNFFRVTDVYQAALYTRLEQDYLHSQNSGVSPDARSSRQLERFDDNQPEQNPHPVPGA; encoded by the coding sequence ATGAATGTCATTGTCCCCAAGAAACGTAGAGACGGAGGCTCCAGCTTTTTGAAGCTGGTGAGCTATCTGAGTCAACGTGAGGACAAGCCTTCTGCTGGTGATGTTGTGACTGACGAGCCCGATGCTCCTCGTTCTTCAACCAAAAAAGCGAGCTTTGATCGGCTGGTTGATTACATCGATCGCAGCGGTTCCGATGACGCACCTGTACGTGTACTTGAAGAATTTCCTGATGGTCGCCAGCGTGTTCTCGCTGGCGATGTCGCTTGCGAGACCAATGCATTTTCGCTGGAAACTGCTGCAGCTGAAATGAACATGGTTGCGGCTCAAAATCGCCATATCAAAGATCCGGTCTACCACTTCATCATTTCGTGGCGGGAGGAAGATAAGCCGACCGACGCGCAGGCGTTCGACTCTGCACGCTACGCTTTAAAACAGCTGGGTTTGGATTCCCATCAGTACGTCACTGCGATTCATCGCGACACGGACAATGTGCACGCACATGTCGCTGTTAACCGGGTAAATCCGCTCACTTATAAAGCTGTCAACATGTGGAAGGACGTCGAGGTTTTGCAGAAAAGCATGCGCGTCCTTGAACGTCATTACGGCTTCCAGGTGGACAATGGGCCTTGGCAGCTCAACGCGGATAATCATCTGGTTCGTCCAGGTCTGCGCTACCCGAGTGCTCCGCAAGGGGCCGCCAAGCGTCAGATCTTTTCCAACAGAGAAAGCCTGTTCCACTATGCCGTTGAGACGGTTCGAAATGAGATCAATGAGACCATTAAAAATGGCCAGCTAAGCTGGGAATTCGTTCATGTTCTCTTGCACGAAAAGGGCTTGGGCCTTCGTGAAAAAGGTAACGGTTTGGTGATCTATGATTACACCCGACCCGAAGAGACAGAAGTCAAAGCATCGTCAATTCATCCATCACTCACCAAAGCCCGGATGGAGTCAAAGCATGGCGCCTACCAAGGGCCGCCAAGGTTTGAATCTGACGATCCATTTGAGTCCAGCTATGGCATTTTCAAAACCTATCAGCCAGCCTATGAGGTTAGGGATAAAGGTGTGCGTGCCGAGCGCCGTGAAGCTCGCGCGGACGCACGTGAGGCATTGAAGCAGAGGTACCAGGCCTATCGCGCCGGTTGGGTGAAGCCAGACTTGGATGCGACGCGTCGCAGGCAGCATGTGGCTGTGCTTTACCAGGATATGAAAGCGGATGTGAAGCGCTCGCATAGCGATCCTCTGCTTCGCAAACTCATGTACAGGGTTGCTGAATTCGAGCGTATGAAGGCTATGGCCGCGCTGCGCATTGAGCTGCGAGAAGAGCGCCAGACGCTTGCAGAGAAAGGTTTACTTCGTCCTATGAACTATCGCGCTTGGGTTGAGCAAGAAGCACTCGCAGGCGACACTGCAGCAGTCAGTCAGTTGCGTGGTTTTGTGTACCGTGAGAAGCGTAATAATCGATCTCTGGAAGGGGAAGAAGACTGCGCTATTCGACTGAGCAAAGCCGATGATTCACGCGTCTATGACGTCTCTAGTCATACGTCTCATCTATTCCGAGACGGCACGATCGAATACCTACGTGATGGTGTCGTGGGTGTGGTGGACCGTGGCGACGTTCTCCAAGTCCAACCAGGATTTGAGGACTATGACCAGTCTGCCAACTATCTGTTAGCGGCCGACCTGGTCACCACTAAAAGTGGTGAGCACGCTGAGATACTAGGTGACGACCATTTCGTGCATCGAGTGTTGGAAGCTGGGTGCAGGATCAATCATTCAGCTGAAGATAACTTCTTCCGCGTAACTGATGTCTATCAGGCTGCACTCTACACAAGATTAGAGCAGGACTACCTGCATTCGCAGAATTCTGGTGTTTCGCCTGATGCAAGATCTAGCCGGCAACTTGAACGATTTGATGATAACCAGCCTGAACAAAATCCCCATCCTGTTCCTGGGGCTTAG
- a CDS encoding helix-turn-helix transcriptional regulator, producing MDTLRTVIGGKIKTLRKSQNMSQADLADLIGCDSPLISRYERGINLPGIDQLIRIAEVFQIAPGELLPGGQDVERAHLMALRAEIAELVAVHDASASSLKEVVKLLTKFNAEKNLPKG from the coding sequence GTGGACACTCTCCGCACCGTGATAGGCGGAAAAATCAAAACCCTGCGGAAATCGCAAAACATGAGCCAGGCAGATTTAGCTGACCTGATTGGTTGCGATTCCCCATTGATTAGCCGCTACGAGAGAGGCATTAACCTCCCTGGAATCGATCAGCTGATAAGGATCGCTGAGGTATTCCAGATAGCCCCAGGTGAGCTACTACCAGGTGGGCAGGATGTCGAACGAGCCCACCTGATGGCTCTCAGGGCTGAGATAGCCGAACTGGTAGCCGTACACGATGCATCGGCATCTTCATTGAAAGAAGTCGTGAAACTGCTGACGAAATTCAATGCAGAGAAAAACCTGCCGAAGGGCTGA
- a CDS encoding transcription termination/antitermination NusG family protein: MRNWYVLMHNPVIYQSLIGMIEALDVAVLPLHRNSLRKRTDRPSYVSRQVALFPGYLLLHFDPQVVHTTAITALNGAHGFVRFGGQPCILQDEVVEKLKDALVRTDRTLESIDYRNLPTDLERSLHSIINMRSEAGRKAAFHALLQQGAALERLVSQSRTLCYTAVHAL; this comes from the coding sequence ATGCGGAACTGGTACGTACTGATGCACAATCCTGTTATCTATCAGTCACTTATTGGCATGATCGAAGCACTAGATGTTGCCGTGCTCCCGCTCCACCGTAACAGTTTGCGAAAGCGCACCGACAGGCCCTCATATGTGAGTCGCCAAGTCGCACTGTTTCCTGGCTACCTGTTGCTGCACTTCGATCCTCAAGTCGTTCACACCACAGCTATCACGGCCTTAAATGGCGCTCATGGCTTTGTCCGTTTCGGCGGTCAGCCCTGCATTCTGCAAGACGAAGTCGTTGAAAAGCTCAAGGACGCCTTGGTACGAACCGACCGTACCCTTGAGAGCATCGATTACCGCAATCTGCCTACTGACCTTGAAAGGTCACTGCATTCGATCATCAACATGCGTTCTGAAGCTGGTCGTAAGGCCGCCTTCCATGCGCTTTTGCAACAGGGTGCAGCTCTGGAACGGCTCGTCAGCCAGTCGCGTACGCTTTGCTATACAGCGGTGCATGCCCTGTAG
- a CDS encoding lytic transglycosylase domain-containing protein, translated as MRWLWLVIALSIPLQASAFCFQEAGQRYRVDPVLLQAMGIQESNLRPGAVNVNRDADGNVLSRDYGLMQISTKNVNRLISMGVIKRPEDLLTNACLNVQAGAWVLAQHLRVCGNTWRCLGSYNAGFHPSARQEQRRLDYAQAVRDVYNGLKALGATPARLAIR; from the coding sequence ATGCGCTGGCTATGGCTCGTTATTGCGTTGTCGATACCGCTCCAGGCCTCCGCGTTTTGTTTTCAGGAGGCCGGCCAGCGCTATCGGGTTGACCCGGTGCTGCTTCAAGCGATGGGCATACAGGAGAGTAACCTGCGCCCTGGTGCTGTAAACGTTAACCGCGATGCGGACGGCAACGTGCTCAGTCGTGATTACGGCCTCATGCAGATCAGTACCAAAAATGTGAATCGGTTGATCAGTATGGGAGTGATCAAGCGTCCCGAAGACTTGCTCACCAACGCTTGTCTGAATGTGCAGGCAGGGGCCTGGGTCCTGGCTCAGCATCTGCGCGTTTGCGGCAATACCTGGCGTTGTCTTGGCTCGTACAACGCGGGTTTCCACCCATCAGCACGCCAAGAACAACGGCGTCTGGATTACGCGCAGGCAGTGCGCGACGTCTACAACGGCCTCAAAGCATTGGGCGCTACCCCGGCCCGCCTCGCTATCCGTTAA
- a CDS encoding DotD/TraH family lipoprotein (Members of this family include DotD of type IVB secretion systems and TraH of plasmid conjugative plasmid systems, both lipoproteins.), whose protein sequence is MKYSLWAASAAALLLSGCQSFCDKPPAPPAPPVPVARASPVVTRVALQQETLWMEGAINTRSTLPADTIRAQGDLVAVDWSGDAVELLSHLATQRGQRFVWTGVRLPLPVNLKVNGITYSNLLRLIEMQTAWRATLTQLPGQLTLAFAQAEPAKKAGGRP, encoded by the coding sequence ATGAAATATTCTCTTTGGGCTGCCTCGGCGGCGGCTTTGCTGCTGTCCGGCTGCCAGAGTTTCTGTGACAAACCCCCAGCGCCTCCCGCGCCTCCAGTGCCCGTCGCTAGGGCGTCACCGGTGGTTACCCGGGTTGCCCTGCAGCAGGAAACGCTGTGGATGGAAGGCGCGATCAACACTCGTTCGACCTTACCGGCTGACACTATCCGGGCTCAGGGCGATTTGGTCGCCGTGGACTGGAGCGGTGATGCCGTCGAACTGCTGTCCCACCTGGCTACTCAGCGCGGGCAGCGTTTCGTCTGGACCGGTGTGCGCCTACCACTGCCCGTGAACCTGAAGGTCAACGGCATCACCTATTCCAACCTGTTGCGCCTAATCGAGATGCAGACAGCCTGGCGTGCCACGCTGACTCAGCTTCCAGGACAACTTACCTTGGCCTTTGCACAGGCAGAGCCTGCGAAGAAGGCAGGAGGCCGGCCTTGA
- a CDS encoding type IV secretion system DotC family protein has translation MRKSILTLVLLQGLQGCAHTPSATTPDTPAPLESYLVPADPPSSDVTESRRQLLEESGRNIGFRGGKAERAWELRQALDGQIERLDSLYDFRTLISREGWLPPVIDEAVDVAHITPRQIRTASHVYEIIVPERFVSNPPSWRTWLMAGLSSGGVDDTVSITPENKVQKALWQAAVRKGWGEGRESADQTLDANFNRLTRDYRGMLLYSQLLRQGFITAPVVTEQQQTVTGDRQKLTTGDRVRDLKENAGFIPDKTQWQPVIRRVQP, from the coding sequence TTGAGAAAATCCATTCTGACGCTTGTGCTGCTGCAGGGATTACAGGGGTGTGCGCATACCCCTTCCGCCACGACACCGGATACCCCGGCACCGTTGGAAAGCTACCTGGTGCCCGCTGATCCGCCGTCTTCGGATGTGACCGAGTCCCGCCGGCAGCTGCTGGAGGAATCGGGACGCAACATCGGCTTCCGCGGAGGTAAGGCCGAACGAGCCTGGGAGCTACGCCAGGCGTTGGATGGGCAGATCGAGCGCCTTGATAGCCTTTATGACTTCAGAACGCTGATCAGCCGCGAGGGCTGGCTACCGCCAGTGATCGATGAGGCCGTCGACGTGGCTCACATCACGCCTCGGCAGATCCGCACGGCCAGCCATGTTTACGAAATCATCGTTCCCGAGCGGTTTGTCAGCAACCCGCCGTCCTGGCGTACCTGGTTGATGGCCGGCCTGTCGTCGGGAGGTGTCGATGACACCGTATCCATCACGCCGGAAAACAAGGTTCAAAAAGCGCTCTGGCAAGCAGCCGTACGCAAGGGCTGGGGGGAAGGGCGTGAAAGTGCCGATCAAACCCTGGACGCCAATTTCAACCGGCTCACCCGCGACTATCGCGGCATGCTGCTGTATTCGCAGCTGCTGCGCCAAGGCTTCATCACGGCGCCGGTGGTCACCGAGCAACAGCAGACTGTCACCGGCGATCGGCAGAAGCTGACCACGGGTGATCGGGTTCGTGACCTCAAGGAAAACGCCGGGTTTATCCCTGATAAAACCCAGTGGCAGCCGGTGATTCGTAGGGTGCAACCATGA
- the traJ gene encoding plasmid transfer ATPase TraJ: MTQTVDFSPYAFEDGLNAESLQYFFVWCARQSVSDIHIQGGNHLVVGHQGRLRQASPFVLADDTWSKLLDELFNPELRSTVRGGRPLDRAMQLDGDIKQRYGLERGERLRFRCNFVQATAGRLDTTVALTMRIIPSDIPDLTKMGLEEELFEALLPPNGLGLIGGITGSGKSTQLAAIYRYCLDNDPDRKVTTIEDPIEFVLGRSGDVLLPTQLQIIRDVGTYAEGIRADLRRAPSIIGVGEMRDLETLQAALLAGQVGHLCLSTLHIHSPGEAIPRCLTMVPSEMREAAASDMLNVLQYVIVQKLLRTTDGKRQAVREYIIFDDALRAKLGSMPYTQWGRHIDDIIRLEQRRFADQAWRMYQAGRIDRRELLVAMSASQLRELEQRTN; encoded by the coding sequence ATGACTCAGACTGTAGATTTTTCCCCATACGCTTTTGAGGACGGGTTGAACGCCGAAAGTCTGCAGTACTTTTTTGTCTGGTGCGCTCGCCAATCGGTTAGCGATATTCACATCCAGGGCGGTAATCACCTGGTAGTCGGCCACCAAGGCCGCTTGCGTCAGGCCAGCCCTTTTGTCCTGGCTGACGATACCTGGTCCAAGCTGCTCGATGAGCTGTTCAATCCAGAGCTGCGCTCTACGGTGCGTGGTGGCCGTCCATTGGACCGAGCTATGCAGTTGGATGGCGATATCAAGCAGCGGTACGGTCTGGAGCGTGGCGAGCGGCTGCGCTTTCGTTGCAACTTTGTGCAGGCAACCGCAGGGCGTCTGGATACCACAGTCGCGCTGACGATGCGGATTATTCCCTCTGATATCCCCGACCTTACCAAAATGGGCTTGGAAGAGGAGCTGTTCGAAGCCTTGCTACCGCCTAATGGCCTGGGCCTTATTGGTGGTATCACGGGATCAGGCAAAAGCACGCAGCTCGCAGCCATTTACCGCTACTGCCTGGATAACGATCCTGATCGTAAGGTGACAACCATTGAAGATCCGATCGAATTCGTTTTAGGGCGTTCCGGGGATGTATTGCTTCCGACGCAGCTACAGATCATTCGAGACGTGGGCACCTATGCCGAAGGCATTCGGGCAGACCTGCGTAGGGCTCCATCCATCATCGGGGTGGGTGAAATGCGGGATTTGGAGACCTTGCAGGCTGCTCTTTTGGCGGGGCAGGTAGGCCACTTGTGTCTCAGCACTTTGCATATCCACTCACCTGGGGAGGCAATTCCGCGATGCCTGACCATGGTGCCCTCGGAAATGCGCGAAGCGGCAGCCAGCGACATGTTGAATGTCCTGCAGTACGTCATCGTGCAAAAGCTGCTGCGAACTACGGACGGCAAACGCCAGGCAGTACGCGAGTACATCATTTTCGATGATGCACTACGCGCCAAGCTGGGCAGCATGCCCTACACCCAATGGGGCCGGCATATCGACGACATCATTCGTCTGGAGCAACGACGCTTTGCCGATCAGGCCTGGCGTATGTACCAGGCCGGGCGCATCGATCGACGTGAATTACTGGTGGCGATGTCCGCCTCTCAGCTGCGAGAGCTAGAACAGCGCACGAATTGA
- the icmT gene encoding IcmT/TraK family protein yields MSDQQLQPGYWRNASRLLNVYGIPAPLFLLYLGWFRFPSLNTIYVITAIIGGFRLLSFFGWTLKVLVVRVAYLMRGKRLSGRPWWYRRFTEGE; encoded by the coding sequence ATGTCTGACCAGCAACTACAACCGGGCTACTGGCGCAACGCCTCTCGCCTTCTCAATGTGTATGGCATTCCGGCCCCGCTGTTCCTGTTGTACCTGGGCTGGTTTCGCTTTCCGTCGCTGAACACGATCTATGTCATCACCGCCATCATCGGCGGCTTTCGGCTGCTTTCGTTCTTCGGCTGGACCCTCAAGGTCCTGGTGGTGCGGGTGGCTTACCTGATGCGCGGGAAGCGCCTCTCGGGCCGTCCCTGGTGGTATCGGCGATTCACCGAGGGTGAGTAA